Below is a genomic region from Drosophila albomicans strain 15112-1751.03 chromosome 2R, ASM965048v2, whole genome shotgun sequence.
GTGACAAACACGTTAAGTAGGCAGCAAACTGGAGGCGTACTCTGCCTACATCGTCGACTACAGCTCAGGGAAAGTGGGGCGAGTCTTTTGCCACCTAGTAAGCCACCATgccacacaaataaaaaataaaagatagaCAGAGTTAAGATAGGAACAGACGGGATTATGCGCTCAATATATAATTACGAAGAACGAAGATGGTTATGTTCTTCTTCATTACCCTCCCAACCTGTAACAGCTTCTGGCCTTTCCCCAAATTAAGCAACAATAAGTAATATCAGGTGCCCATtactttacaatttattttaaattcattattattcgACGTTAAGAAATCCTAAAGTCTTCAAGAATAATTTAATGCATATACATAACTTCATTGTATGCATTATTTGCCTATTGTACAAATTGCCCTATAGTATTTCCTAATAGGATGGGTATGTATTTAACACCTTATAGCTGTTTTCTCTTAATGTGCCTGTGCCTCGACGCCGCCCGTCGTCCCACGTCCTCCCCCACTATGAACACCCGCCAACGGGTATTCAAGGTGGGGGAGGAGGTGGGACGACGGGCGGCGTCGAGGGCGATAACCATGATGAGCGCATAAGGTACTTTAGAATGAAAGAAGGCAGAATTCCGCTGCAAGAAGCAAGAGCTGGTCGCTGCTGACAGCAACATCTCCAGTACATTCTTCTTATGGGCGACTATTATCTTAGTCATTCGCATCGGATTCGGGTTCGATTCAACTGGATGATGTTTGTCCGGGaagaactaaaaataaaatattttaaaaaaatatttataaaaatgttcacAACCGACATACTTCAAAAATTGAGGAGCATTTTAGATAAATAGTTTTACTTGAACTGACTCTGAGCTCTGGACTCTCCAGACTGCACATCTAGACTATACAATCGTCTAGATTGTTACTAAGATTATGTTTGCAAAGGTATCTGagttattttacaatattcttaaacttcatatcgaGTTGCCATTTAGATCCAGATTCAATGACAACTCGAAATgaagtttaaataatattgtaaaataactCATATACCTTTGGAATAATTACCTCAATAATTTGGAAGAAACCAAATCATACTCCAGATGCAGGGCACCATGGGCATTCAGCGGTACATGATCCTGTCATCAAGGCAGCTTTCGCAGCCACTGATTTACATGCTGACACCAACAATGATCCGTTAGAGCTGAAAGCGTTTGCGGAACACTTCAGGGAGCGTCGCATCAGGCTTGATAAGCATCTGATCTAACAGATTACAGCTCGAAGAATAGCTCTGAAATCAATCTCCATTTAAATTAGTATAATTCACACAATTGTTTCATCATAACATTAACATTACATTTCTGATTAAGCTCAATTTTTATTCAGAGCTCGCAAATAACTGTTGACAGTTTCTCGTTGTATGCAAATGACTCAATGAGCAACCGATTTATGAGCTATTGATGCTGTCTCGGCTATTTATGCcgagtatatatgtatgtatatacttcaCAGGGTCGgatatgcctccttctacctgttacatacatttcctgctggcacaaatttataatatacttcTATcgtatgggtagcgggtataaaaagacgTCAACAACAAGAGCGGCAGCGAGTGCAGTAGCACTATCAAAGGCGACAGAAACAGCAACGAGAAGCGGCAATGGCATCAAGTGGCAATCGCACTGTCAGCACAACATCAGATTCGAGATCCGCAGTCTCAGCGACAATAAGAAGCGACGGAGATCGACGACGAGTGGCGCAGGCTCAGCAACACATAGCACCCAATCCACAACGATAACGAGAAGTGGCAACGATCAGCGGTTAGACAGCTCTGCTCTATTGCCCTGATCCATAGTGTGACGGATTTCGtcagatttaatttaattttcccGCTTATATTCGTGATCCactattttttggtatattcatttggtatattttaataatggaTTACGAGTACAGTAGGGGGTATATTATAGTAGTCTGAGcttttcttcttatttatattgaagTCAATGGTTCCTGGTGCATACCAGCTTAGTAAATAATTCTACTTCATCTATTCAACATTTATCTTAGTATCGAAAGTTCCCGCTAATATTCGTGACCTGTGTTAAGCGATTTCCCTGGAGAATTTCTTTAGTGTTGGCACGCAGTTGTCCGACGGAAGTTTCaaagatttaattaaattcaataaaatgtacGTTCAGTTGGGCATTCTCATTGTCTTCATTGACATTCCCATGACCATCAGCTGGGTTGCGGGTTGCCaaaggacaacgacaacaggaTTTATCCGCATAGAGCACATCATTTAAGCACACTAATGCCGATTTACGAACGCCTCTGGAACGCCCTGACCATAAACACTCAGCGCTCATCCGGTTTATTTCCTTGCCCACGAccaataaactaaaataaaataaaataccaactCAGTGGAACACTTAAAAGtcgcatatacatatatctgtgGACATTCTTTTGCTTGGCAGGCAGCAAGTCGTCGTTGGCTGATGAGCAGTCCGGCCACATCATTATCCACTGGGAGTGGTAATGCGAAAGTTGGCTGGTATTCCTGATGAACCGCAACCGGAAAGACAATGCTCGATGAGTCCTACTCAGAGTTAATCAAATTAAGTTTCGGCTGCCATTGTGAAACAAACTGTGCGGACAAAAGGTCCT
It encodes:
- the LOC127566127 gene encoding uncharacterized protein LOC127566127 — encoded protein: MCSLESPELRVSSSKTIYLKCSSIFEFFPDKHHPVESNPNPMRMTKIIVAHKKNVLEMLLSAATSSCFLQRNSAFFHSKVPYALIMVIALDAARRPTSSPTLNTRWRVFIVGEDVGRRAASRHRHIKRKQL